One part of the Salmo salar chromosome ssa10, Ssal_v3.1, whole genome shotgun sequence genome encodes these proteins:
- the LOC106561370 gene encoding V-type proton ATPase subunit E 1, producing the protein MALSDADVQKQIKHMMAFIEQEANEKAEEIDAKAEEEFNIEKGRLVQTQRLKIMEYYEKKEKQIDQQKKIQMSNLMNLARLKVLKARDDMISDLLTEARQRLANIAKDPARYPALLEGLVLQGFYQLLEPKVIIRCRQQDIAMVQAAVQKNIPIYKDAVKSKIEVCIDQDRHLSPDISGGIEMYNANWKIKVANTLESRLDLMAQQMMPEVRTALFGANPNRKFLD; encoded by the exons ATGGCGCTCAGCGATGCCGACGTACAGAAACAG ATCAAGCATATGATGGCCTTCATTGAACAGGAAGCCAATGAGAAAGCAGAAGAAATTGATGCAAAG GCAGAAGAGGAGTTCAACATTGAGAAGGGCCGTCTGGTGCAGACACAAAGGCTCAAGATCATGGAGTACTATGAGAAAAAAGAAAAGCAGATCGACCAGCAAAAGAAAAT TCAGATGTCCAACCTGATGAACCTGGCTAGACTGAAGGTGCTGAAAGCTCGTGATGACATGATCTCG GATCTGCTAACTGAGGCTCGTCAGAGGCTGGCTAACATTGCCAAGGACCCAGCGAGGTACCCTGCCTTGTTGGAGGGGCTAGTTCTGCAG GGATTCTACCAACTGCTGGAGCCCAAAGTGATAATTCGATGCCGGCAGCAGGACATTGCCATGGTGcag GCTGCTGTACAGAAAAATATCCCTATCTATAAAGATGCTGTGAAGAGCAAAATTGAGGTCTGCATTGACCAAGACCGGCACCTTTCACCAGACAT CTCTGGAGGTATTGAGATGTACAACGCTAATTGGAAGATCAAGGTAGCCAACACCCTGGAGAGCAGGCTAGACCTCATGGCCCAGCAG ATGATGCCTGAGGTCAGAACGGCTCTGTTCGGTGCCAACCCGAACCGTAAGTTTTTGGACTAA